In one Colletotrichum destructivum chromosome 2, complete sequence genomic region, the following are encoded:
- a CDS encoding Putative WW domain-containing protein, which yields MSFFKKLTKEFEELKTSFSDDKPAEKKEEKKDDQQQHTGERNFGDHSQQQQQYGGYGSGAPPSNYPYPSQAQPQSGPDHGYGSQPSYAQTPPPAPQSAAPPMAAPPVSSGWLVQWDTTNNRWFYVDQSTGRSQWEHPSPPTGPQGGSSYAPPPVPPHPSSDTRAFGGDQGHGYGSPAPSYGGAAPYGAPSYGGSPAPYGQAPYGGAPSPYGQPPYGQAPYGQDPYAQQGGNNPYGDKDKEKKSNSSGMLLGAAGGLAVGAVGGALIANALNDSDDESKAAAAAAPAAQPQYGGYQDPYADSSAPPAVLPPTDADGESVSSSDREDVQDARAEYEEALADAADSDASSSDHERLEEAREEYEETYEEVYGDDD from the exons ATGTCTTTCTTCAAGAAGCTCACCAAGGAGTTCGAGGAACTCAAAACCTCCTTCTCCGACGACAAGCctgccgagaagaaggaagagaagaaggacgaccagcagcagcacacCG GCGAACGCAACTTCGGTGATCactcgcagcagcagcaacagtaCGGAGGATACGGCAGCGGCGCTCCCCCCTCCAACTACCCCTACCCCTCGCAGGCACAGCCTCAATCCGGCCCGGACCACGGTTACGGCAGCCAGCCCAGCTACGCCCAGACTCCGCCTCCGGCTCCCCAGTCCGCCGCGCCCCCAATGGCCGCTCCTCCCGTCTCAAGCGGCTGGCTCGTCCAGTGggacaccaccaacaaccgCTGGTTCTACGTCGACCAGAGCACCGGCCGTTCCCAGTGGGAGCAcccgtcccctcccaccGGCCCCCAGGGCGGATCCTCCTACGCCCCGCCTCCCGTCCCTCCCCACCCTTCCTCCGACACTAGAGCGTTCGGAGGTGACCAGGGCCACGGCTACGGCTCTCCCGCTCCTTCTTACGGCGGTGCTGCCCCCTACGGCGCCCCGTCCTACGGCGGCTCCCCCGCTCCTTACGGCCAGGCTCCCTATGGAGGCGCCCCCTCTCCCTACGGTCAGCCTCCTTACGGCCAGGCTCCTTACGGCCAGGACCCTTACGCCCAGCAGGGTGGCAATAACCCCTAcggcgacaaggacaaggaaaagaagagcaacagcagcggcatgcttctcggcgccgccggtggacTCGCCGTCGGTGCTGTTGGTGGCGCTTTGATCGCGAACGCTCTTA ACGACTCGGATGACGAGAgcaaggccgccgctgctgccgctccTGCCGCGCAGCCTCAATACGGAGGCTACCAGGACCCCTACGCGGACTCTAGCGCTCCTCCCGCTGTTCTCCCGCCCACtgacgccgatggcgagtCTGTGTCTTCCAGCGACCGCGAGGACGTCCAGGACGCCCGCGCCGAGTATGAGGAGGCTTTGGCCGACGCTGCAGACTCAGatgccagcagcagcgaccacgagcgtctcgaggaggccagagAGGAGTACGAGGAAACATACGAGGAAGTTTACGGCGATGACGACTAG
- a CDS encoding Putative SANT/Myb domain-containing protein, producing MLMPSAFSCDTSQPPLTRLQASLFASPPASPPSLSNPGFGNIFDTCRSLQALLSTPQHQPIAAPTYDAQQYSLPTPAQLPTPPLAHAPPPLKLRLRSRAKQDGGGVNSDHLARKRIAKRAAPRGVNKRRRAADDDTDGDVESDLDISSRRQSISEDQNRINSQVPSSPSTPKRARIAPEAIPLGLERSDYHTLHLLNGGESTNMKNTEETQGSSVEVEADGEPWSAEEDRILVELVLEKLKLSKTEWQDCARSLGKDRNCLSRRWKSLMLQGDVGLKSRRTKLHGTW from the coding sequence ATGCTCATGCCTTCCGCCTTCTCGTGCGACACGTCGCAGCCGCCTCTCACGCGCCTCCAGGCCTCCCTGTTCGCATCGCCTCCCGCAAGCCCCCCATCCCTTTCGAACCCCGGCTTCGGCAACATCTTCGACACTTGCCGCTCCCTCCAGGCCCTCCTCTCGACCCCTCAACACCAGCCTATCGCCGCTCCCACCTACGACGCACAGCAGTACTCGCTGCCCACACCAGCGCAGCTGCCAACGCCGCCCCTTGCCCacgcgcctcctcctctaAAGCTTCGTCTGCGTTCACGCGCGAAgcaggatggcggcggcgtcaacaGCGACCACCTCGCGCGCAAGCGCATCGCGAAGCGCGCGGCGCCTCGTGGCGTGAACAAGCGCCGGCgcgcggccgacgatgacacGGACGGGGACGTCGAGAGCGACCTCGATATCTCGTCGCGGCGCCAATCTATTTCTGAAGATCAGAACCGCATCAACTCCCAGGTCCCCTCTTCACCATCCACGCCTAAGCGCGCGCGCATCGCGCCCGAGGCTATACCACTGGGCCTCGAGCGCTCCGACTACCACACACTGCACCTCCTCAATGGCGGCGAAAGCACCAATATGAAAAACACAGAAGAGACACAAGGCTCCAGCGtagaggtcgaggccgatggGGAGCCATGgagcgccgaggaagacCGCATACTCGTCGAGCTCgtgctcgagaagctcaagctcAGCAAGACGGAGTGGCAGGACTGCGCACGCAGCCTAGGCAAGGACAGGAATTGCCTGTCACGGCGATGGAAAAGCCTCATGCTACAGGGGGACGTTGGTCTCAAGAGCCGAAGGACCAAGCTCCACGGCACCTGGTGA